A window from Sus scrofa isolate TJ Tabasco breed Duroc chromosome 2, Sscrofa11.1, whole genome shotgun sequence encodes these proteins:
- the MVB12A gene encoding LOW QUALITY PROTEIN: multivesicular body subunit 12A (The sequence of the model RefSeq protein was modified relative to this genomic sequence to represent the inferred CDS: inserted 1 base in 1 codon), with the protein MSQSFGQPRESTGERGGRYPDPGGQEPSPAGILPCLRPRRLQGSVSKKKRMCVKLVPLGVADTAVFDVRLSGKTKTVPGYLRVGDMGGFAIWCKKAKAPRPVPKPRALSRDMRDLSLDQPSQPSKGGFPERTLSRLGSRXSTLRRNDSIYEASNLYGISAMDGVPFTLHPRFEGKSCGPLAFSAFADLTIKSLADIEEEYNYGFVVEKTAAARLPPSVS; encoded by the exons ATGTCTCAATCCTTTGGGCAGCCTAGAG AATCCACAGGAGAACGTGGTGGTCGATATCCAGATCCTGGTGGACAAGAGCCCTCTCCCGCCGGGATTCTCCCCTGTCTGCGACCCCGTAGACTCCA AGGCTCTGTATCCAAGAAGAAACGCATGTGTGTTAAGCTGGTACCCTTgggggtcgcagacacggctgtaTTTGACGTCCGGCTGAGTGGGAAAACCAAGACAGTGCCTGGATACCTTCGAGTCGG GGACATGGGTGGCTTTGCCATCTGGTGCAAGAAAGCCAAAGCCCCGCGGCCAGTGCCCAAGCCCCGAGCTCTCAGCCGAGACATGAGGGACCTCTCCCTGGAccagcccagccagcccag CAAGGGCGGCTTTCCAGAGCGGACACTCTCAAGGCTGGGCTCTC CATCTACCCTACGGAGGAACGACTCCATCTACGAGGCTTCCAACCTTTATGGCATCTCAG CCATGGATGGGGTTCCCTTCACTCTGCACCCCCGATTTGAGGGCAAGAGCTGTGGCCCCCTG GCCTTCTCTGCCTTTGCTGATCTGACCATCAAGTCACTGGCGGACATTGAGGAGGAG TACAACTATGGCTTCGTGGTGGAGAAGACAGCGGCTGCCCGCCTTCCGCCTAGCGTCTCTTAG